CGACCTACGGCCAGGAATTCGGGAACGTAACGCCGCTCTACGAGCCCGGCCGTTCCTTCATCCTGACCGCCAGAGCGACCTTCTAGGCCGACGGCCTGCAATTGTGGCTGCCGTGTCCTCCCCGCGGCGGCCGCCCAAGACGCTCAGGCGGTCACCCCGGCCGCCCGAGCCGCGAAAGCCGAAAGACAGGAGTTCCAGATGCAAGAAGCGACCACCCATTTTGCGACGGAAGATGGCCAGAAATACCTGACGCAGCTCTGCAAGCATTTCGCCCACAAGATCGACGTCGAACAGGCGGGCGACCACGCCGAGCTCCGGTTTTCCTGCGGGACCGGCTATCTCCAGGCAACAGTGGATGGTCTGAGCATTCGCGCCCGCTCGTCCGACGATGACAATCTCGCCGATACGAAATCAGTCATTGAAAGCCATCTTCTGCGCTTCGCCTTCCGCGAAGAGCCCGGGCCGCTCCACTGGCAAGCTACCGGCTGAACGCAGCGGGCCAAGAGCACTTTCAATAAGAAAATTCAATGTGTTGGTCGAAAACGGCCAACGCCATTGCGCGGCTATGCGCGTCGCGTGCCGAGGATCGACAGGATGCAATCGTCTAGGCAGATCGCTGAAATCGCCACCTTTCAAAGTTTCGCAAACTGCTACCTGCGCGAAGTGAACCCGGGCATTCGGGTCATTCATCGAGCCGGCGGCGGCGCCTTCGACTGTGTCGAGTGGTCGCTGCCGCGGCAGCACATGATCCTGCGCGCCGAGGTGACGTCGCCGTCGCTCTGCGGTCCGCATCACTTCGGCAGGGTCTGGGGCAGGGGCATTTCCGATGCCACCTGGCGCCAGATCGAGCGGATATCGGCGCTGCACATTCTCATCCACGAATGCTACTGCCAGGTCGATGACGCGCACGCCGATGCCCTGCGTGGCTTCGAGCTCGAGCTTCTGATGCGGGTGCTTGAAAGCTATCAGCAGACGGCACTCTACATCGACAAGGCGCAGCCAGAGTCGGAAGTCGGCGGCCATTTCATCGAGGCGGAGCAATCCCTCGTCTTCGGCCACTGGCAGCATCCGACGCCGAAAAGCCGGCAGGGCATGACTTACTGGCAGCAGGAGTCTTATGCGCCGGAACTGCGAGGCCAGTTCAAGCTGCACTATTTTGCCGCCAAGACGGATTGCGTGCGACACGCCTCCGCCCGCTCGACAGCGGCTCCTGAGATTGTCCGTTCGCTAATCCCAGAGGCGACCGCGCTCGGGACCGATGAGCATCTTCTGCCGATGCACCCGCTGCAGTCGGAAGCGCTGTTGCTCGATCCCGATATTCAGGCACTGATCGGGGAGGGGAGGCTGCGCCACCTAGGCCCTGCCGGACCGACCTTCACCGCTACCTCCTCGGTGCGCACGGTCTACGGCGTCGATGCCGATTGGATGCTTAAATTCTCGCTCCCTGTCCGCATTACCAACTCCGTGCGGCTGAACCGGCGTCAGGAGCTTGAGGCGGGAGTGGCCATGGCGAAGCTGATCGATCGCATCGGTTTTGCCGAGCGTTCCCGCAATTTCCGCATCATCCAGGACCCGGCCTATATCACCCTCGACCTGCCCGACCGCAGCGAAAGCGGTTTCGAAGTCATCCTGCGGGAGAACCCTTTTGCCGGTGGGAAGGGCAGGGGCATCGTGACCGTTGCTGCCTTGACGGCCGATCCGCTTCCGGGCCGGGCTTCCCGGCTCGAATGGCTGGTTCGGACGCTCGCCGCACGCATCGGCGAAACGCTGGCGGATGCCGCACTTCTTTGGTTCCGCCACTATCTCGACTGCGCCGTCGAGCCGCTGGTCCGCCTCTATGACGATTATGGCATCGCGCTCGAGGCGCATCAGCAGAACAGTCTGCTGGACGTCGGCAACGGCTACCCCTTAGCCAGCTACTATCGCGACAATCAGGGCTTCTACCTCTCGGAGCGCTATCGCAGTCTGATCGTCAGCCACGTTCCCGAGACGCAAACGATCGCGTCGCTCTATTTTGCCGACAGCGAGATCCGTGATCGCTTCGCCTACTACCTGATCGTCAACCAGGCCTTTTCGGTCGTCAGCCGCATGGGCCATGACGGGCTCTGCGACGAGGGTCTGTTGCTGCGCGAACTGCGCCTGCACCTGGAGCGCTATGCCGCCCGGATGACCGGTGCCGGTCGGGATTTCGCGCGCCATGTGCTCGACCTGCCGACGATCGCCTCCAAGGCCAACCTGACGACCCGCCTCTACGACGTGGACGAGCTGCAATCCAATAACGCGCCGACGCTCTACCGCCCCGTGCCCAACCCGCTGCGGCTGCCGGCCGTCCTGACGCTGCCGAGGATCGATCATGCCATTGCCTCTTGATCTCCCGGGACGATCGGACGAGCGGGTGCTTCGCCAACTCGTCGCCGCGCTGCTGTTCGAAGGCATCGTCGACGCCGGCAAGCACGTCCGGGACGACATGGTTGAGTTTCAGTGGTCGCTCGGTGGTCGCGACTATCGCTGCCGCGGCGCCATCGGCCCCTTCGCGCGGCTTCGCTTGGTACCGAATTCGGTAGAGATGCGTGAAGGCGCGGACAGCTGGGTTGCACCACCGCTGGCGCAGCTGATCTCGGCCCTGCCGGGTAGCGGCCCCACGCGCGGCAAACTGCTTAACGAGCTCTTGCAGACCATCGCCTTCTGCCGGTGGAACGAGCGCCATCTCGCCGGGCGGCCCCGACGCATGATGACCTTCGCGGAACTCGAGGGCGCGCTGGATGAGGGGCACCCGTACCACCCCTGTTTCAAGGCGCGCAGCGGCTTTACCTTTACCGATCATGCTGCCTACGGTCCGGAAGCGGGCGACAGCTTCCAGCTCGTCTGGTTGCTGGTGGCGCGCAAGCATCTGCGGCAGGCCCTGCCCAGCGACGAGGATGCCTTCTGGCAGGCCGAACTCGGAGCGGAAACATGGGCGCATCTCTGCGCGTCGCGAGAACGGCTTGATGTTTCGCCAGGTGATTTCGGCCTCGTTCCCCTGCATCCCTGGCAATGGCGCGAACTTGGCGAGACATTGCGACCTGGCTGGATTGCTGCCGGCGAGGCCCACTATCTCGGCACAGTAGGCGACCGCTACACGGCAACCCAGTCGGTGCGCTCTCTCCTCAACCAGAACCGTCCGCATGCCGCCAGCCTCAAGCTGCCGCTCAACATCGTCAACACCTCGTCGCGGCGAACGCTGGAGCCGCATTCGGTCTGCACCGCGCCGGTGATTTCGCGCTGGATCGCCGGGATCGTGGCCGGCGATCCGGCCTTTTCCGCGCACTATCCCCTGACCATCCTGCAGGAATATGCCGGCATCATTGCAGACGGTGACGGCCCCCTGGCGGGGCAGGTGGCGGCGATCTGGCGCGAGAGTGCCGAAGCCAAGCTTGCGGCCGGCGAAGCGGTGATCCCGTTCAATGCGCTGATGATGGTGGAGGCGGACGGGCGGCCCTTCGCCGACGATTGGATCAGGCGTTTCGGCCTCATGCCCTGGCTCAACCGGCTCATCGAAGTCGCAGTCCTGCCCGTCTGGCACCTGCTCGTCCATCATGGTCTCGCGGTCGAGGCGCACGGGCAGAACATGCTGCTCGTCCATCGTGATGGCTGGCCGGTCAGGCTCATCCTGCGCGATTTCCACGAGAGCATCGAGTTCTCACCGGGCTTCCTGCGCGAGCCGGACAAGGCGCCGGATTTCCTGTCGCTGCACCCCGTCTACAGGGACGCCGAATCCGACCAGTTCTACTGGACGGACAATCTGGCTTCGCTGCGCGAATTGGCGATGGACACGCTGTTCGTCTACAATCTCAGCGAAATCTCCCATCTTTTCGACCACTGCTACGACCTGCCGGAACCACTATTCTGGCAGCGGGTCCAAAGCGTGCTTGCCGCCTATGAGAGCGAGCACGGGGCGAGCGACCGACTGGCCGCGCTCGGCTGCGATCACTCCCGCATTCTCACCGAATCCCTGATGACGAGGAAGCTCCTCGCGACCAAGCCCGAGTACCACCACACGGTGCCGAACACCTTGGCTGCGAAAACGCTTCAACGAAGGAGAAAGTCATGATCCGCATCGATGACAGGCTCTACGACGAGAGCTATTTCAGCGAAACATCGGCACGGCTGGCCACGGAGATCGGCCTTACGCAGCGCGACATCGGCCGCTATGCCGTCTGCTTCTCGGAAACCGTCGATTGGCTGTCTCTGTTTTTCGCGATCCGCAAGGCAGGCGCGAGCGTTTTGCCGATTCATCCGGGCACGCCCTATCCGGCTGCCCGCAAGCTTGCGATCGGTGCCGGCTGTGATCGGTTCTTCTACAACAGCCTGACCGCCGAAGTTCTCGATGGGCCCGCCGCGGAGCCGGAGCCGGGAACGCTGCTGCAGATGAGCTCGGGGACAACCGGTGCGCCGAAATGCGTCGCACGCAGCTGGGCGGAGATCGACGTCGAAATCGCAAGCTACGTCCGCACCTTCCGCGAACCGGAGGACATGACGCCGGTCATCGCCTGCCCGACCACGCATTCCTATGGCCTGATCTGCGGCATTCTGGTGGCGCTGAAGCGCGGCCAGACGCCGGTCATCGTAGACACCGCGAACCCGAAGTATCTCTTGAAGGTGCTGCGCGATACAGAGCGGCCGCTGCTCTATTCATCGCCGGCGATCCTGCACACGCTGGCGCGGCTGCTGCCCGCGGGCGAGCGCATCCATGCGACGATGACTTCGGGCACGTTGCTTCCCGATCCGTGGTTTGCCGATATCCGCGCGAAAAGCCGGTTCATGTTCCAGCAATATGGCTGCTCGGAATCCGGCTGCATCGCCATCAACCCGGATGTCGCCGCCGCGGGCGACATGGGCTTCGTTCTGCCGCACCATTCCGCCGAAACTGGCAGCAGCGCAGAGGGTGCCGCCGAGATCATCGTCCGCAACGGCGACGGCATCGCAATTCATACCCGAGACCTCGGTTACCGCCGCACCGACGGCATGCTGGTCTTCGTCTCGCGCATGGACGACATGATCAATGTCTCCGGTCTCAATGTCTATCCGAAGGATGTTGAGGACGCCGCCATGGCGATGCCTGCGATCACCGATGCCGTTGCCTTCCGCAAGAGTGACCGCTTCGCCGGTGAGCGCGTCGCGCTGCTCTTCAGCGCCGACCAGGCGATCGAGCCGCAGGCGGTGCGGGAATGGTGCAGCCGCCATCTCGCCGGCCACCAGCTGCCGATGGAGATTCTGCAGGTCGATGCAGTTCCCCGTCAGGCGAACGGCAAGATCAGCCGCCGCGACGTTGCGGCGCGGCACATGGCCGGTGAATTCAACAGGTCTATGGCAGGTGCTGCATCATGAGCGAGACCGAAAT
The nucleotide sequence above comes from Ensifer adhaerens. Encoded proteins:
- a CDS encoding DUF2218 domain-containing protein produces the protein MQEATTHFATEDGQKYLTQLCKHFAHKIDVEQAGDHAELRFSCGTGYLQATVDGLSIRARSSDDDNLADTKSVIESHLLRFAFREEPGPLHWQATG
- a CDS encoding IucA/IucC family protein; this encodes MQSSRQIAEIATFQSFANCYLREVNPGIRVIHRAGGGAFDCVEWSLPRQHMILRAEVTSPSLCGPHHFGRVWGRGISDATWRQIERISALHILIHECYCQVDDAHADALRGFELELLMRVLESYQQTALYIDKAQPESEVGGHFIEAEQSLVFGHWQHPTPKSRQGMTYWQQESYAPELRGQFKLHYFAAKTDCVRHASARSTAAPEIVRSLIPEATALGTDEHLLPMHPLQSEALLLDPDIQALIGEGRLRHLGPAGPTFTATSSVRTVYGVDADWMLKFSLPVRITNSVRLNRRQELEAGVAMAKLIDRIGFAERSRNFRIIQDPAYITLDLPDRSESGFEVILRENPFAGGKGRGIVTVAALTADPLPGRASRLEWLVRTLAARIGETLADAALLWFRHYLDCAVEPLVRLYDDYGIALEAHQQNSLLDVGNGYPLASYYRDNQGFYLSERYRSLIVSHVPETQTIASLYFADSEIRDRFAYYLIVNQAFSVVSRMGHDGLCDEGLLLRELRLHLERYAARMTGAGRDFARHVLDLPTIASKANLTTRLYDVDELQSNNAPTLYRPVPNPLRLPAVLTLPRIDHAIAS
- a CDS encoding IucA/IucC family protein, giving the protein MPLPLDLPGRSDERVLRQLVAALLFEGIVDAGKHVRDDMVEFQWSLGGRDYRCRGAIGPFARLRLVPNSVEMREGADSWVAPPLAQLISALPGSGPTRGKLLNELLQTIAFCRWNERHLAGRPRRMMTFAELEGALDEGHPYHPCFKARSGFTFTDHAAYGPEAGDSFQLVWLLVARKHLRQALPSDEDAFWQAELGAETWAHLCASRERLDVSPGDFGLVPLHPWQWRELGETLRPGWIAAGEAHYLGTVGDRYTATQSVRSLLNQNRPHAASLKLPLNIVNTSSRRTLEPHSVCTAPVISRWIAGIVAGDPAFSAHYPLTILQEYAGIIADGDGPLAGQVAAIWRESAEAKLAAGEAVIPFNALMMVEADGRPFADDWIRRFGLMPWLNRLIEVAVLPVWHLLVHHGLAVEAHGQNMLLVHRDGWPVRLILRDFHESIEFSPGFLREPDKAPDFLSLHPVYRDAESDQFYWTDNLASLRELAMDTLFVYNLSEISHLFDHCYDLPEPLFWQRVQSVLAAYESEHGASDRLAALGCDHSRILTESLMTRKLLATKPEYHHTVPNTLAAKTLQRRRKS
- a CDS encoding AMP-binding protein, producing the protein MIRIDDRLYDESYFSETSARLATEIGLTQRDIGRYAVCFSETVDWLSLFFAIRKAGASVLPIHPGTPYPAARKLAIGAGCDRFFYNSLTAEVLDGPAAEPEPGTLLQMSSGTTGAPKCVARSWAEIDVEIASYVRTFREPEDMTPVIACPTTHSYGLICGILVALKRGQTPVIVDTANPKYLLKVLRDTERPLLYSSPAILHTLARLLPAGERIHATMTSGTLLPDPWFADIRAKSRFMFQQYGCSESGCIAINPDVAAAGDMGFVLPHHSAETGSSAEGAAEIIVRNGDGIAIHTRDLGYRRTDGMLVFVSRMDDMINVSGLNVYPKDVEDAAMAMPAITDAVAFRKSDRFAGERVALLFSADQAIEPQAVREWCSRHLAGHQLPMEILQVDAVPRQANGKISRRDVAARHMAGEFNRSMAGAAS